From Longimicrobium sp.:
CGGCCGCCTCGCGGGATGGAACCGGGCGTCGGAGCGGGTCTACGGCTGGACGCGCGAGGAGGCGCTGGGGCGCGGGCCCGAGCTGTGGCTGGGTCCCGAACGGGCGCAGGAGGTGGCGCAGGAGGTGTTCGAGGCGCTGGACAGCGTAGGACGCTGGCAGGGGCGCATCCCCTTCGTGCGCAAGGACGGCAGCGAGGGCATCTCGGAAACGCTGGTGATGCCCCTGCTGGATGCCGCCGGGCGGCGGGTGGGGGCGGTGGGGGTAAACCGCGACGTCACCGACCGCGAACGGGCGCAGGAGGAGCTGCGGCGCAGCGAAGAACGCTACCGGCTGATGGTGGCCGGGAGCGAGCAGGTGTTCTTCTATTCCCACGACCGGGCCGGCCGCTTCGAGTACGTGTCGCCCTCGGTGGCCAGCGTGCTGGGCTACACGCCCGAAGAGCTGGTGGGGCGCAGCTACCACGAGCTTCACCCCTCGCCCGAGTCCGACGCCCTGGTCGACGAGCAGACCGCGCAGACCATGGCGTCGGGAGGCACGCCCAACACCTATCCCACCACGGCGAAGCACCGCGACGGGCACATGGTGGCGCTGGAGCTGGTGGAAACGGCCGTCACCCGCGGCAACCGGGTGGTGGGGGTGCACGGGTTCGCGCGCGACGTCACGCCCCGGCGCGCCGCCGAGCGCGCGCTGCGGGAAAGCGAGGGCCGCTACCGCTCCCTGTTCGAGCAGTCGCGCGACGCCATCTACATGACCACGGTGGATGGCAACTTCGTGGACATGAACCCGGCCGGCCTGGAGCTGTTCGCCTACACGCGCGAGCAGATGCTGCGCATGCGCGTGGGCGACCTGTACGCCAACCCGGCCGACCGGCAGCGCTTTCGCGACGAGATCACCCGCGCGGGGTACGTGCGCGACCACGAGGTGCGCCTGCGCCGCGCCGACGGCGAGGCCATCGACGCCCTCCTGTCCGCCTCGCTGCGCACCGCGCCCGACGGTACGGTGCTGGGCTACCAGGGCATCATCCACGACATCACCGAGCGCAAGCGGGCCGAGGAGCAGCTTTCCTACGGCGCCCTTCACGACGCGCTGACGGGCCTTCCCAACCGCCTGCTCTTCGTGGACCGGCTGGAGCACGCCGCCGAGCGTGTGCGCCGCGGCGACCACCTGTCGCTGGCGGTGCTGTTCCTGGACATCGACCGCTTCAAGGTGGTCAACGACTCGCTGGGCCACGGCGTGGGCGACCAGCTGCTGCGCGAGGCGGCGGAGCGGCTGGAGCAGGCGCTGCGCCCGGGCGACACGCTGGCCCGCTTCGGCGGCGACGAGTTCACCGTGCTGCTGGAGGGGATCCAGGGCCCGCTCGAGGCCACGCACGTCGCCGAGAAGCTGCTTCACGCCGTCGCCGAACCGTTCACGCTGGAGCGGCACGAGGTGTTCGCCACCGCCAGCGTGGGCATCTCGCTCTCCGCCACGGGGAACGAAAAGCCCGACGAGCTCCTGCGCGATGCCGACGCCGCGCTCAGCCGCGCCAAGATCCTGGGAAAGAACCGCTACGAGGTGTTCGACCGCGCCATGCACGCGCAGGCGCTGTCACGGCTGCGGCTGGAGTCGGACCTGCGGCGGGCGCTGGAGCGGGGGGAGCTTCGCCTGGCGTACCAGCCCATCGTGTCGCTGGCCAGCGGCGGGGTGGAAGGCTTCGAGGCGCTGCTGCGCTGGCGGCACGCCGAGCGGGGCGACATCACCCCCGCCGAGTTCATTCCGTTGGCCGAAGAGACGGGGCTGATCCTGCCGATCGGCCGGTGGGTGATCGAGGAAACCTGCGCCCAGATGAAGCGCTGGCGCGAGGAGCTGGGGCACGCGCGGGTGTCGATGTCGGTGAACCTGTCGCCCCTGCAGTTCGCCCAGCCCGACCTGGCCGAGCACTTGGCCGCTACGATGGCCAGCTGCGGCGTGGAGCCCAGGCGCTTCCGGCTGGAGATCACCGAAACGGTGCTGCTGGACCACGAGGCCAACGCCGTGCTCATGCTCGAGCGGCTGCGCGAGATGGGCGTGGTGCTGTGCATGGACGATTTCGGCACCGGGTACTCGTCGCTGGGCTACCTGCACCGCTTTCCGCTGGACGTGGTGAAGATCGACCGCTCGTTCGTGCGGCGGATGGACCGCGACGGCCGCAGCGCGCAGCTGGTGCACGCCATCGTGAACCTGGCGCGCAACCTTCGCGTAGGCGTCGTGGCCGAAGGGGTGGAAACGCGAGAGCAGCTGGCGGCGCTGCGGGGGATGGCCTGCGACGAGGCCCAGGGATTCCTGTTCGCCGAGCCGATGCCTGCCGAAAAGGCGGCGTTGATGATCTCCGCCAACCCGCGCTGGTGAGCGCCTTCCGCCCCTGCCGTGGCGGGCCGGATGCCTGGAACATCTGTGTAAGTCGATGTAACGGGCGCGTTTAGAATTGTAACGATTGGCACGCGGCGTGCACTGCGCCCCCGCTGGCACAAACCTGGGGGTGACATGGCACTGCGTAGCTTCACGGATTCCACCGGGCACGAGTGGCGCGTGTGGAACATCGTCCCGCAGTACGGGACGGGGTCGGACGACGATACGTTGACGCCAGGGCTGGAAGGCGGC
This genomic window contains:
- a CDS encoding PAS domain S-box protein, with product MNTALPPGLHLHDGLRRLAELHLGSLDGLEPGWRHFLEAVDAEFRRADEARGLLAGTSGAAAGDLLDRYYRLQSDVAALDRAAEALRESDRQFRELAETVAAATFVYQGTRFRYVNTAAEELTGYSRAELLAMTFWDMVHPDFRELVRERGLARQRGEPVPPRYEFKILRKDGGERWLDFTAGVVEYGGEAAALGTAFDITAYREAEAQLQRQALVFDSLYDAVMFTDMNGRLAGWNRASERVYGWTREEALGRGPELWLGPERAQEVAQEVFEALDSVGRWQGRIPFVRKDGSEGISETLVMPLLDAAGRRVGAVGVNRDVTDRERAQEELRRSEERYRLMVAGSEQVFFYSHDRAGRFEYVSPSVASVLGYTPEELVGRSYHELHPSPESDALVDEQTAQTMASGGTPNTYPTTAKHRDGHMVALELVETAVTRGNRVVGVHGFARDVTPRRAAERALRESEGRYRSLFEQSRDAIYMTTVDGNFVDMNPAGLELFAYTREQMLRMRVGDLYANPADRQRFRDEITRAGYVRDHEVRLRRADGEAIDALLSASLRTAPDGTVLGYQGIIHDITERKRAEEQLSYGALHDALTGLPNRLLFVDRLEHAAERVRRGDHLSLAVLFLDIDRFKVVNDSLGHGVGDQLLREAAERLEQALRPGDTLARFGGDEFTVLLEGIQGPLEATHVAEKLLHAVAEPFTLERHEVFATASVGISLSATGNEKPDELLRDADAALSRAKILGKNRYEVFDRAMHAQALSRLRLESDLRRALERGELRLAYQPIVSLASGGVEGFEALLRWRHAERGDITPAEFIPLAEETGLILPIGRWVIEETCAQMKRWREELGHARVSMSVNLSPLQFAQPDLAEHLAATMASCGVEPRRFRLEITETVLLDHEANAVLMLERLREMGVVLCMDDFGTGYSSLGYLHRFPLDVVKIDRSFVRRMDRDGRSAQLVHAIVNLARNLRVGVVAEGVETREQLAALRGMACDEAQGFLFAEPMPAEKAALMISANPRW